A window of Mucilaginibacter paludis DSM 18603 contains these coding sequences:
- a CDS encoding sensor histidine kinase: MSIKNNLRAGIGFLFLISLLSSGLAAYYIYKLSENSKAILRNNETSIVFTKNINKVLDLPGLPNNDELETIEYNIKREKADITEIGEKALADSLDTDFRRFRKSLSNPVLAAALRIKMQKSSYGIMEVNIDAMENKNKMAENKANLAILIVVLISSICLIIAFLFLLIFPDYVTKPINDLTEGIKEIANKNYDKRLLFSSKNEFYSLVDAFNQMAAKLFAYENSSQAKIKQEKLRIETIVKNVTDAIIGFDENELILFINPVAVKLLGVEEKDIIGSSTEEVASQNDLFRTLTDKTEDLNDLKLYLDGELSYFTKELFEIGVPNEGSTEEHKSSLKRKGYFILLKNITRFYKLDEAKTNFIATISHELKTPISSLKMSLKLMEDKRYGTVTKSQKELINNINDDSNRLLKITSELLDMGQVETGKLLLNFGSTDPKNIINYTCEAIRFIAEQKEITLHVKCSKNVPEVWADPDKTAWVLINFLTNAIKYSPQSSIIDVTVKKSSLGRIEFSVKDYGKGIEEIYLPRIFERYFKVPGSEFSVPGTGLGLAIAKDFIEAQGGEIGVESKIGEGSKFFFLLPTS; this comes from the coding sequence ATGAGTATCAAAAACAATTTACGTGCGGGCATTGGTTTCCTTTTCCTGATCTCCTTATTAAGTTCAGGGCTGGCTGCCTATTATATATACAAGCTTTCAGAAAATTCAAAAGCGATTTTAAGAAATAATGAAACCTCAATCGTATTCACAAAAAACATCAACAAGGTACTCGATCTTCCAGGCCTTCCCAATAACGATGAGCTTGAAACAATTGAATACAATATCAAGAGGGAAAAGGCAGACATAACAGAAATAGGAGAAAAAGCACTTGCAGATTCACTTGATACCGATTTCAGGCGTTTTCGAAAGTCTTTAAGTAACCCTGTTCTTGCTGCCGCACTACGGATTAAAATGCAAAAATCCTCTTACGGCATCATGGAGGTTAATATTGACGCCATGGAGAACAAAAACAAAATGGCGGAAAACAAGGCGAACTTGGCTATATTAATTGTGGTACTTATCAGTTCAATTTGTTTAATAATTGCGTTTCTCTTCCTGCTTATATTTCCAGATTATGTTACCAAACCTATTAACGATCTTACTGAAGGAATTAAAGAAATTGCAAATAAAAACTACGATAAGCGCCTCCTGTTTTCATCTAAAAATGAATTTTATAGCCTTGTTGATGCATTTAATCAAATGGCGGCAAAACTTTTTGCTTACGAAAACAGCAGCCAGGCTAAAATAAAACAGGAAAAGCTACGGATTGAAACCATTGTAAAAAATGTAACAGACGCAATTATTGGTTTCGATGAAAATGAACTGATTTTATTTATAAACCCGGTTGCAGTTAAATTATTAGGTGTGGAGGAAAAGGATATTATTGGCAGTTCTACCGAAGAAGTGGCCTCACAAAATGATCTGTTCCGTACATTAACCGACAAAACGGAAGATCTAAATGACCTGAAATTATACCTGGATGGAGAACTTAGTTATTTTACAAAAGAGCTTTTTGAAATAGGTGTTCCGAATGAGGGTTCAACAGAAGAGCATAAAAGCAGTTTAAAACGAAAAGGATATTTTATATTGCTAAAAAACATCACCCGGTTTTATAAGCTTGATGAGGCTAAAACCAATTTTATAGCTACCATCTCGCATGAACTAAAAACACCGATCTCATCACTTAAAATGAGCTTAAAATTAATGGAAGATAAGCGATACGGAACAGTTACCAAATCCCAAAAGGAACTTATTAATAATATTAATGACGATAGTAACCGGTTATTAAAGATCACGAGCGAATTGCTGGATATGGGACAGGTTGAAACTGGCAAGCTATTGCTTAATTTTGGAAGCACCGACCCTAAAAACATTATTAATTACACTTGCGAAGCCATCCGGTTTATTGCCGAACAAAAAGAAATAACCCTTCATGTAAAATGCTCCAAAAACGTGCCTGAAGTTTGGGCCGATCCTGATAAAACTGCTTGGGTATTAATTAATTTTTTAACAAATGCGATTAAATACAGTCCGCAATCATCAATAATTGATGTTACGGTTAAAAAAAGTTCATTAGGCAGGATCGAATTTTCAGTGAAGGATTACGGAAAGGGGATAGAGGAGATTTACCTGCCGAGAATATTTGAAAGATATTTTAAAGTGCCGGGCTCTGAATTCTCTGTGCCGGGTACTGGTTTGGGGTTGGCAATTGCAAAGGATTTTATAGAGGCACAAGGCGGCGAAATAGGGGTAGAAAGCAAAATTGGCGAGGGAAGTAAGTTTTTCTTTTTATTACCCACAAGTTAA